The following are encoded together in the Alphaproteobacteria bacterium genome:
- a CDS encoding thioredoxin family protein, with amino-acid sequence MQAHSVVGRDQWLEARKALLAEEKAFIRERDRLAAARRALPWERVEKAYAFETETGRKTLADLFEGRSQLIVYHFMFGADWEQGCPSCSFLAENFDGSAVHLSHRDVAFVAASRAPLDRLLAYRKRLGWRFPWVSSLGSDFNYDFHVSFTPEQMAAGTVDYNYREGQFPSEEAPGLSVFARGDDGAIFHTYSTFARGLDPLISTYQYLDLVPKGRDEATLPWPMAWVRRNDQYDD; translated from the coding sequence ATGCAGGCACATTCGGTGGTCGGGCGGGACCAGTGGCTGGAGGCGCGCAAGGCGCTGCTGGCAGAAGAGAAGGCGTTCATCCGCGAACGCGACAGGCTGGCGGCTGCACGGCGGGCGCTGCCGTGGGAACGCGTGGAGAAGGCCTATGCCTTCGAAACCGAGACCGGACGCAAGACGCTGGCCGACCTGTTCGAAGGTCGCAGCCAGTTGATCGTCTATCACTTCATGTTCGGTGCCGACTGGGAACAGGGCTGTCCCAGCTGTTCGTTCCTGGCAGAGAATTTCGATGGCTCCGCCGTCCACCTGTCGCATCGCGACGTCGCCTTCGTCGCCGCGTCGCGTGCGCCGCTGGATCGGCTACTCGCCTACCGCAAGCGGCTCGGCTGGCGCTTTCCGTGGGTCTCGTCGCTGGGCAGCGACTTCAACTACGATTTCCATGTCTCGTTCACGCCGGAGCAGATGGCTGCCGGCACGGTGGACTACAACTATCGCGAGGGCCAGTTTCCCAGCGAGGAAGCGCCCGGCCTCAGCGTGTTCGCGCGCGGCGACGACGGCGCGATCTTCCACACTTACTCGACCTTCGCCCGCGGGCTCGATCCGCTGATCAGCACCTATCAGTATCTCGACCTGGTGCCGAAGGGCCGCGACGAGGCGACACTGCCCTGGCCGATGGCCTGGGTACGGCGGAACGACCAGTATGACGACTGA
- a CDS encoding tetratricopeptide repeat protein, whose translation MNRTVRSRLASGALGLALAVLPTAAGAQHPDPDRIAQLTALAERGLADAQTALGYALATGDGVGRDIAAAERWYRAAAAQGDATAAFNLAALIEAEGGDAAEAAGFYRMAADAGLPDAAAALALMYEQGRGVAQDFAEAVRWYRIAADAGNPAAQVNLARYYLRGVAVEPDTAEALRLLEAAAGQGLVDAQLALGRLYDRGEGVPRDAARARRWLDAAAAQGDMAAAAELGALILKSDGDPAEAHRWLTAAAEAGDLGAQLDLAALAEADGAMEEAANWWRAAAEQGDIAAQNNLGRAYDLGRGVERDVAQALSWYRMAAEQGYAPAQFNLGLKLLEGDGLPADPVAAQALFASAAEQGHPPAMLNLGIMLANAATEPDDLVEAYSWIRIAVDAGVPHAFDALRTLSESLTDEQIAAGQARAAERPPVRF comes from the coding sequence ATGAATCGCACCGTCCGAAGCCGGCTCGCCAGCGGCGCGCTTGGGCTGGCGCTCGCCGTCCTGCCGACGGCCGCAGGCGCCCAGCACCCCGACCCGGATCGCATTGCACAGCTGACCGCGCTGGCCGAGCGCGGGCTCGCCGACGCGCAGACCGCGCTGGGCTATGCACTTGCCACCGGCGACGGCGTCGGCCGCGACATCGCGGCGGCGGAGCGTTGGTACCGGGCCGCGGCCGCCCAGGGCGACGCGACTGCGGCGTTCAACCTGGCCGCGCTGATCGAGGCCGAGGGCGGCGACGCGGCGGAGGCGGCCGGCTTCTATCGCATGGCGGCCGACGCGGGCCTGCCCGACGCGGCGGCGGCGCTGGCGCTGATGTATGAGCAGGGCCGCGGCGTTGCCCAGGATTTCGCCGAGGCGGTGCGCTGGTACCGCATTGCGGCCGATGCCGGAAACCCGGCCGCCCAGGTCAACCTCGCCCGCTACTATCTGCGCGGCGTGGCGGTGGAGCCGGACACCGCGGAAGCCCTGCGGCTGCTGGAAGCTGCGGCCGGGCAGGGCCTGGTCGATGCGCAGCTGGCGCTCGGCCGTCTTTACGATCGCGGAGAAGGGGTGCCGCGCGATGCCGCGCGCGCACGGCGCTGGCTGGATGCCGCAGCGGCGCAAGGCGACATGGCGGCCGCGGCAGAGCTGGGGGCGCTGATCCTGAAGAGCGACGGCGATCCGGCCGAGGCGCATCGCTGGCTGACCGCTGCGGCCGAAGCCGGCGACCTCGGCGCCCAGCTCGACCTCGCCGCGCTGGCCGAGGCCGACGGCGCAATGGAGGAGGCGGCGAACTGGTGGCGCGCGGCCGCCGAGCAGGGCGACATCGCCGCCCAGAACAACCTCGGCCGGGCCTACGACCTCGGTCGCGGCGTCGAGCGCGACGTCGCGCAGGCGCTATCCTGGTACCGGATGGCGGCGGAACAGGGCTATGCACCCGCCCAGTTCAACCTCGGCCTGAAGCTGCTGGAGGGCGACGGGCTGCCGGCCGACCCGGTGGCGGCGCAAGCCCTGTTCGCCAGCGCGGCCGAGCAGGGGCACCCGCCGGCCATGCTGAATCTCGGCATCATGCTGGCCAATGCGGCGACCGAGCCGGACGATCTGGTCGAGGCCTATTCCTGGATCCGGATTGCCGTGGATGCGGGCGTGCCGCATGCGTTCGACGCCTTGCGCACGCTGTCGGAATCGCTGACCGACGAACAGATTGCGGCCGGCCAGGCCCGCGCGGCGGAGCGGCCTCCGGTCCGGTTCTGA
- the mobA gene encoding molybdenum cofactor guanylyltransferase MobA, translating to MVRNPAQTSTPPVAGVILAGGLSRRMGGGDKGLRLLGGRPLLGHVIARAQPQVRALALNANGDPARLAGFGLPVVADSIAGFAGPLAGILAGMDWAAAHAPDCPWLASFAGDAPFLPTDLVARLLDAVAGGDAAIATVASGGQAHPVFGLWPVGLRAALRKAIVDEDVRKVDVWTARFPLATIDYAIEPYDPFFNANRPDDLSAAERILAHLSR from the coding sequence ATGGTGCGAAATCCCGCGCAGACATCCACCCCGCCGGTCGCCGGCGTGATCCTCGCCGGCGGCCTGTCGCGGCGCATGGGCGGCGGCGACAAGGGCCTGCGCCTGCTGGGCGGTCGCCCGTTGCTGGGTCACGTGATCGCCCGCGCGCAGCCGCAGGTCCGCGCGCTGGCGCTCAATGCCAACGGGGATCCCGCGCGCTTGGCGGGTTTCGGTCTGCCGGTGGTCGCAGACAGCATCGCGGGATTCGCCGGCCCGCTGGCCGGCATCCTCGCCGGCATGGACTGGGCCGCCGCGCACGCGCCGGACTGCCCCTGGCTGGCGAGCTTCGCCGGCGACGCGCCGTTCCTGCCGACCGACCTGGTGGCGCGGCTGCTGGATGCGGTGGCGGGTGGCGACGCCGCGATCGCAACGGTCGCCTCCGGCGGGCAGGCCCATCCGGTGTTCGGGCTCTGGCCGGTCGGTCTGCGCGCGGCGCTGCGTAAGGCGATCGTTGACGAAGATGTGCGCAAGGTCGATGTTTGGACCGCCCGCTTCCCCCTGGCGACAATCGACTATGCAATCGAGCCCTATGATCCCTTCTTCAACGCCAACCGGCCCGACGACCTGTCGGCGGCTGAACGCATCCTGGCGCACCTGAGCCGATGA
- a CDS encoding phytanoyl-CoA dioxygenase family protein — protein sequence MLTPEQRAFFEANGYLVLERFKPAAECDALRARADAMVDAFDPDSVRTVFSTTSQTHAQDAYFLASGSNISFFFEEEAFAEDGTLRQPKALSLNKFGHAMHDLDPAFDRFSRDPRIAEVAADLGFEAALLLQSMYIFKQPRIGGEVIPHQDGTFLVTEPPRCLGFWFALEDADRDNGCLWALPGGHRDGLRRRFRRDGKGGTTTDVFDDAPFDLRHGVPLEVPKGSMVVLHGLLPHWSAPNRSGRSRHAYTLHVIDPAADYPTDNWLQRPVTLPLRGF from the coding sequence ATGCTAACCCCGGAGCAGCGCGCATTCTTCGAAGCCAACGGCTATCTGGTGCTTGAGCGCTTCAAGCCCGCGGCCGAGTGCGATGCCCTGCGCGCAAGGGCGGATGCGATGGTCGATGCGTTCGACCCCGACAGCGTGCGTACCGTCTTCTCGACCACCAGCCAGACCCACGCCCAGGACGCCTACTTCCTGGCGTCGGGCAGCAACATCTCGTTCTTCTTCGAGGAAGAGGCCTTTGCCGAGGACGGCACGCTGCGCCAGCCCAAGGCGCTGTCGCTGAACAAGTTCGGCCATGCCATGCACGACCTCGACCCGGCTTTCGACCGCTTCTCGCGCGACCCGCGGATCGCGGAGGTCGCGGCCGACCTGGGCTTCGAGGCGGCACTGCTGCTGCAATCCATGTACATCTTCAAGCAGCCGCGGATCGGCGGCGAGGTCATTCCGCACCAGGACGGCACCTTCCTGGTCACCGAGCCGCCGCGATGCCTCGGCTTCTGGTTCGCGCTGGAGGATGCGGATCGCGACAACGGTTGCCTGTGGGCGTTGCCCGGCGGCCATCGCGACGGCCTGCGGCGACGGTTCCGCCGCGACGGAAAAGGCGGGACCACCACCGATGTCTTCGACGACGCGCCGTTCGACCTCCGGCATGGCGTGCCGCTGGAAGTGCCGAAGGGCAGCATGGTGGTGCTGCACGGCCTGCTGCCGCACTGGAGCGCGCCCAACCGCTCGGGCCGCTCGCGTCATGCCTATACCCTGCACGTGATCGACCCTGCCGCAGACTATCCGACCGACAACTGGCTGCAACGGCCGGTTACGCTGCCGTTGCGCGGCTTCTAG
- a CDS encoding ATP-binding protein, protein MTRLPHSYLSVRRLIFGALTLVTVIPLLIFWFWPFSRAIDEDLNYVARAHLLIARNLGVALDRYYTDVNTVFNLLSANIAAGDAILDVEPLLVEMHFRHVCLVEPDSGRVVASFIHDMLTCPDVVPVERLSMFRTMAEGGETALSGVMAGPDGSPLIYIVRQTGDLLAVGALQTTYFTELAAQISFGERGHAAIVDQFGHVLAHPNAAWVRETRDLSGLNVVQHMLAGESGATTFYSPAMQADMIAGYTAGAVSGWGVMVPQPIAELESEVGALRSTGLSVLALGMVVALLVSWVLSGLLAKPIRQLLAITRSIDTAQPSARLAPLAWYAPSEMRALATSFNSMLARIGDAAEKVIQAQQRAEHANRAKTEFLANMSHELRTPLNAIVGFSDALGHGVFGQISAERQQEYIGHIHASALHLRDLIADVMDVSSIENGAIEAHEGQFALDRAIDDAINLVRTDALAKGIRVMAEHPDCRVTLYGDQRQFAQVLINLLNNAVKFTRGPAGRITVTTALDPAAGLSIAIADNGIGIPSGQVGAMLQPFKRGESSYVRSQPGSGLGLSIVSKILDLHGASLKIDSAEGVGTTVTIRWPLDRVLTLPAATPARPSEADRAVAAGDEPRQPAAAAAGNLRLVHAQRG, encoded by the coding sequence ATGACGCGCTTACCGCACAGCTACCTCAGCGTTCGACGGCTCATATTCGGCGCGCTGACCCTGGTGACGGTCATCCCGCTGCTGATCTTCTGGTTCTGGCCGTTCTCCCGCGCGATCGACGAAGACCTGAACTACGTGGCCCGGGCGCACTTGCTGATCGCCCGCAATCTCGGCGTCGCGCTGGACCGCTACTACACGGACGTCAACACCGTCTTCAACCTGCTGAGTGCCAACATCGCCGCGGGCGACGCGATCCTCGACGTCGAGCCGCTGCTGGTGGAGATGCATTTTCGGCACGTCTGCCTGGTCGAGCCGGACAGCGGCCGCGTCGTCGCCAGCTTCATCCACGACATGCTGACCTGCCCCGACGTGGTGCCGGTCGAGCGCCTGTCGATGTTCCGCACCATGGCGGAAGGCGGCGAGACCGCGCTGAGCGGCGTGATGGCAGGCCCCGACGGGTCGCCCCTGATCTACATCGTCCGGCAGACCGGCGACCTGCTCGCCGTCGGCGCGCTGCAGACCACCTACTTCACCGAGCTGGCGGCGCAGATCAGCTTCGGCGAGCGCGGCCATGCCGCCATCGTCGACCAGTTCGGCCATGTGCTGGCGCACCCGAACGCCGCCTGGGTCCGCGAGACGCGCGATTTGTCCGGCCTGAACGTGGTGCAGCACATGCTGGCCGGCGAGTCCGGCGCCACGACCTTCTATTCCCCGGCCATGCAGGCGGACATGATTGCCGGCTATACCGCCGGCGCGGTCAGCGGCTGGGGCGTGATGGTGCCGCAGCCGATCGCCGAGCTGGAGAGCGAGGTCGGTGCGCTGCGCAGCACCGGGCTCAGCGTGCTCGCGCTCGGCATGGTGGTCGCGCTGCTGGTCAGCTGGGTGCTGTCCGGCCTGCTGGCCAAGCCGATCCGCCAGCTGCTGGCGATCACGCGCTCGATCGACACCGCGCAACCGTCGGCGCGCCTGGCGCCGCTGGCGTGGTACGCGCCGTCGGAGATGCGGGCGCTGGCGACGTCGTTCAACAGCATGCTGGCGCGGATCGGCGACGCCGCCGAGAAGGTGATCCAGGCACAGCAGCGGGCGGAACATGCCAATCGCGCCAAGACCGAGTTCCTGGCCAATATGAGCCACGAGCTGCGCACGCCGTTGAATGCCATCGTCGGCTTTTCGGACGCGCTCGGGCACGGCGTGTTCGGGCAGATCTCGGCGGAGCGCCAGCAGGAGTATATCGGCCACATCCACGCCAGCGCGCTGCACCTGCGCGACCTGATTGCCGACGTGATGGACGTCTCCAGCATCGAGAACGGCGCGATCGAGGCGCACGAGGGCCAGTTCGCGCTGGACCGCGCCATCGACGACGCGATCAACCTGGTCCGCACCGACGCGCTGGCCAAGGGCATCAGGGTCATGGCCGAGCATCCGGACTGCCGGGTGACGCTGTACGGCGACCAGCGGCAGTTCGCCCAGGTGCTGATCAACCTGCTGAACAACGCCGTCAAGTTCACCCGCGGCCCGGCCGGCCGGATCACGGTGACCACCGCGCTCGACCCGGCGGCGGGGCTCAGCATCGCCATCGCCGACAACGGCATCGGCATTCCGTCCGGCCAGGTCGGCGCGATGCTGCAGCCGTTCAAGCGCGGCGAGAGCTCCTATGTGCGCAGCCAGCCCGGTTCGGGGCTGGGTCTGTCGATCGTCTCCAAGATCCTCGACCTGCATGGCGCCAGCCTGAAGATCGACAGCGCCGAGGGCGTCGGCACGACGGTGACCATCCGCTGGCCGCTCGACCGGGTGCTGACATTGCCCGCCGCCACGCCGGCCCGCCCGTCGGAAGCCGACCGTGCCGTCGCAGCGGGCGACGAGCCGCGCCAGCCGGCCGCGGCGGCCGCCGGCAATCTGCGGCTGGTCCACGCCCAGCGCGGCTGA
- a CDS encoding trypsin-like peptidase domain-containing protein, protein MADPRFIRKTSTNDFHALSASGAPVVRAHGRIRDFLTAKLGPEAGALFAEPVMAREDGGMSDKISWYSGQRGDVVSLAELEGPRRAAAEAALGDRLTKIGRYFRDPEMGPLLRQAAMLPGENDIYVIDGEPVLTNWGFVPAAVGNDPEAQQRHFRATLGRFFDADRPKRPVSTGGIRRPAVVAGAAAAGVGASAGIAAAATGGGVGGAMPPPPPGDGRRPWYGQPWFWAFSIAALLLVGVVAWLVFRELDKDPVAVADATPPTAPQPAADAGQGADAGADADTLDAEQVDELLAVQQAVNDQLEDQIARLRTALEDDVCTIADPLGPPVTTTPVAPEQGAAAPNHEGTLVDLLEAATALVITTPGGSGLEMGTAFFVAPGLLATNSHVVAAARPNEIFVTSAALGRLVQAELVARTSTSDPGTPDFALLRVPGAADVPVLRFTTAVRKLDSVVSAGFPALIVLNDQNMNLLLRGDLSAMPDLAITSGEVSVIQTLNGGLPVVAHTAVISSGNSGGPLVDRCGRVVGINTFINVDAQEVGHVSYAIATDSLLAFLADNGVSASPSAERCDADAVAQAERLPVQPAAEEPDAPDPAPDEPVDEAGGEVAEEPDGSAASADGSEPATE, encoded by the coding sequence ATGGCCGACCCCCGCTTCATCCGCAAGACCTCGACCAACGACTTCCATGCGCTCAGCGCCTCCGGTGCGCCGGTGGTGCGTGCCCATGGCCGAATCCGCGACTTCCTGACCGCCAAGCTGGGCCCGGAGGCCGGCGCCCTGTTCGCCGAGCCGGTGATGGCGCGCGAAGACGGCGGGATGTCGGACAAGATCTCGTGGTATTCGGGCCAGCGCGGCGACGTGGTCAGCCTGGCCGAGCTGGAAGGGCCGCGCCGCGCGGCGGCGGAGGCCGCGCTCGGCGACCGGCTGACCAAGATCGGCCGTTATTTCCGCGACCCGGAGATGGGGCCGCTGCTGCGCCAGGCCGCGATGCTGCCGGGCGAGAACGACATCTACGTGATCGACGGCGAGCCGGTGCTGACCAACTGGGGCTTCGTGCCGGCCGCGGTCGGCAACGATCCTGAGGCGCAGCAGCGCCATTTCCGCGCCACCCTGGGCCGTTTCTTCGATGCCGACCGGCCGAAACGGCCGGTGTCCACCGGCGGGATCCGCCGCCCGGCCGTGGTGGCGGGCGCCGCCGCGGCGGGAGTCGGCGCCAGCGCCGGCATTGCGGCGGCGGCCACCGGCGGTGGCGTTGGCGGCGCGATGCCGCCGCCTCCGCCGGGCGACGGTCGCCGGCCCTGGTACGGCCAGCCGTGGTTCTGGGCGTTCAGCATTGCCGCGCTGCTGCTGGTCGGCGTGGTCGCCTGGCTGGTGTTCCGCGAGCTCGACAAGGATCCCGTGGCCGTGGCCGATGCGACGCCGCCGACGGCGCCGCAGCCCGCGGCCGACGCCGGGCAGGGCGCGGACGCCGGCGCCGATGCCGACACGCTCGACGCGGAGCAGGTCGACGAGCTGCTGGCCGTGCAGCAGGCGGTCAACGACCAGCTCGAGGACCAGATCGCGCGGCTCCGGACCGCGCTGGAGGACGATGTCTGCACCATTGCGGATCCGCTCGGCCCGCCGGTGACGACGACGCCGGTCGCGCCGGAGCAGGGCGCGGCGGCCCCGAACCACGAGGGCACGCTGGTCGACCTGCTGGAGGCGGCGACCGCGCTGGTGATCACCACGCCGGGCGGCAGCGGGCTGGAAATGGGCACCGCGTTCTTCGTCGCCCCGGGCCTGCTGGCGACCAACAGCCATGTCGTGGCCGCGGCGCGGCCCAACGAGATCTTCGTCACCAGTGCGGCGCTCGGCCGGCTGGTGCAGGCCGAGCTGGTCGCCCGCACCAGCACCAGCGATCCGGGCACGCCCGACTTCGCCCTGCTGCGGGTGCCGGGTGCGGCCGACGTGCCGGTGCTGCGCTTCACCACGGCGGTGCGCAAGCTGGACAGCGTGGTTTCCGCCGGCTTTCCCGCACTGATCGTGCTCAACGACCAGAACATGAACCTGCTGCTGCGCGGCGACCTCAGCGCGATGCCCGACCTGGCCATCACCAGCGGCGAGGTCAGCGTGATCCAGACGCTCAACGGCGGGCTGCCGGTGGTCGCCCACACCGCAGTGATCTCCAGCGGCAACAGCGGCGGGCCGCTGGTCGACCGCTGCGGACGCGTGGTTGGCATCAACACCTTCATCAACGTCGATGCGCAGGAGGTCGGCCACGTTTCCTATGCCATCGCGACCGATTCCCTGCTCGCGTTCCTGGCCGACAACGGGGTGAGCGCATCCCCGTCCGCCGAGCGATGCGACGCCGACGCGGTCGCCCAGGCCGAGCGGCTGCCGGTCCAGCCGGCCGCAGAGGAACCCGATGCGCCGGACCCGGCGCCGGACGAGCCTGTCGACGAGGCGGGTGGCGAGGTTGCGGAGGAGCCGGATGGCAGCGCCGCATCCGCTGACGGCAGCGAACCCGCCACCGAGTAG